A genomic stretch from Bradyrhizobium quebecense includes:
- a CDS encoding branched-chain amino acid ABC transporter permease → MWETLAQAVINGLLIGGIYALVSIGVTLIFGVVKIVNFAQGEFVMIGMYISFFLATQFGIDPLASLVASMPVLFLAGVLIQHFLIRRVLGPNDMPQIFLTFALSLLLLNLSLMLFSANYRTVHTSYSDEAWHIGGLYIPVAKLIAFVVAMALSGLLWVFLHTTDLGRAMRAASQNRDVAMLMGINPNRVFAVAFGTALALAGAAGSLLMPFYSAYPFVGQVFVLMAFVAVVMGTLGNVMGALVASLMMGVAESLGIQFVGADSGLIVVFALLLLTLAFRPSGLGARRGR, encoded by the coding sequence ATGTGGGAGACACTGGCCCAGGCTGTCATCAACGGCCTGCTCATCGGCGGTATCTACGCGCTGGTCAGCATCGGCGTCACGCTGATCTTCGGCGTGGTCAAGATCGTCAACTTCGCCCAGGGCGAGTTCGTGATGATCGGGATGTATATCTCGTTCTTCCTCGCCACCCAGTTCGGCATCGATCCGCTGGCCTCGCTGGTCGCCTCGATGCCGGTGCTGTTCCTTGCCGGCGTCCTAATCCAGCATTTCCTGATCCGCAGGGTGCTCGGGCCAAACGACATGCCGCAGATCTTCCTGACCTTTGCGCTGTCGCTGCTGCTGCTCAATCTCTCGCTGATGCTGTTCAGCGCCAACTACCGCACCGTCCATACCTCCTATTCGGATGAAGCGTGGCACATCGGCGGGCTGTACATTCCCGTGGCGAAACTGATCGCCTTTGTGGTCGCGATGGCACTCAGCGGGCTGCTCTGGGTGTTCCTGCACACCACCGATCTCGGCCGCGCTATGCGCGCGGCGTCGCAGAACCGCGACGTCGCGATGCTGATGGGGATCAATCCGAACCGCGTGTTCGCGGTCGCGTTCGGCACCGCGCTGGCGCTCGCCGGTGCCGCCGGCTCGCTCTTGATGCCGTTCTATTCGGCCTATCCGTTCGTCGGCCAGGTGTTCGTGCTGATGGCGTTCGTCGCGGTCGTGATGGGTACGCTCGGCAATGTGATGGGCGCGCTGGTCGCGAGCCTGATGATGGGCGTGGCAGAATCGCTCGGCATCCAGTTCGTCGGCGCGGACTCTGGCCTGATCGTGGTGTTCGCGCTGCTGCTGCTGACGCTTGCCTTCAGGCCGAGCGGCCTCGGCGCCAGGAGGGGCCGCTGA
- a CDS encoding ABC transporter substrate-binding protein produces MTGDSKPSTINNAAPTKASRTKLTRRKFLVKTGGVLAAGAFGAVPLRGWAADPINIGALYPSTGSMAQIGVGCVAAAKLAVDMVNEAGGIKSLGGAKLNLIASDVQSDTTVTRTETDRLITGNKLSAIHGCYASALTLIASEVCERARVPIITGSSSDQLNKGRTYTFTPFARASQFAKAQLQMAKLVSEQAKVAVIFENTAFGTSTSNGLKELAPGEGVEIVMFEPYSAGFTDASPLINKVKASGANTLFSLSYLNDLILIVRTVKQVGLDIAINGGSGGFVMPDFYKNVGKAAEGLQGVAHWNHDVNEDAQKVNAEFKKRTGEFAFEYAGGLVAQTFMLADALERAASADPKKVREALSTLDVSSGYAAMAPGGKVKFGPDGKNVYGRPVGVQWQNADLASIFPKEDARAPLMKT; encoded by the coding sequence ATGACAGGGGACAGCAAGCCGTCGACCATTAATAATGCCGCACCGACCAAGGCCTCACGGACAAAGCTGACCCGCCGCAAGTTCCTGGTCAAAACCGGCGGCGTGCTCGCGGCTGGCGCATTCGGCGCCGTCCCGCTGCGCGGCTGGGCCGCCGACCCGATCAATATCGGCGCGCTCTATCCGAGCACCGGCAGCATGGCGCAGATCGGCGTCGGCTGCGTCGCAGCAGCCAAGCTCGCGGTCGACATGGTCAATGAAGCCGGCGGCATCAAGTCGCTCGGCGGCGCCAAGCTCAACCTCATCGCGTCCGACGTGCAGAGCGACACCACGGTGACGCGCACCGAGACGGACCGGCTCATCACCGGCAACAAGCTGTCGGCGATCCATGGCTGCTACGCCAGCGCGCTGACCTTGATCGCAAGCGAAGTCTGCGAGCGCGCCCGGGTTCCGATCATCACCGGATCGAGCTCCGACCAGCTCAACAAGGGACGCACCTACACCTTCACGCCGTTCGCGCGCGCCTCGCAATTCGCCAAGGCGCAGCTGCAGATGGCCAAGCTGGTCAGCGAGCAGGCCAAGGTCGCCGTCATCTTCGAGAACACCGCATTCGGCACCTCGACCTCGAACGGGCTGAAGGAGCTGGCGCCCGGCGAAGGTGTCGAGATCGTGATGTTCGAGCCCTACTCGGCCGGCTTCACCGATGCGAGCCCGCTGATCAACAAGGTCAAGGCCTCCGGCGCCAACACGCTGTTCTCGCTGTCCTATCTCAACGACCTCATCCTGATCGTGCGCACCGTGAAGCAGGTCGGGCTCGACATCGCGATCAATGGCGGCTCGGGCGGCTTCGTGATGCCGGACTTCTACAAGAATGTCGGCAAGGCCGCCGAGGGCCTGCAGGGCGTCGCGCACTGGAACCACGACGTCAACGAGGATGCGCAGAAGGTCAACGCCGAATTCAAGAAGCGCACCGGCGAGTTCGCCTTCGAATATGCCGGCGGCCTGGTCGCGCAGACCTTCATGCTGGCCGACGCGCTGGAGCGCGCCGCCTCCGCCGATCCGAAGAAGGTGCGCGAGGCGCTCTCGACGCTCGACGTCTCCTCGGGTTACGCGGCGATGGCGCCCGGCGGCAAGGTGAAGTTCGGCCCCGACGGCAAGAACGTCTATGGCCGTCCGGTCGGCGTGCAGTGGCAGAACGCCGATCTCGCCAGCATCTTCCCCAAGGAAGACGCCCGCGCCCCGCTGATGAAGACCTGA
- a CDS encoding glycosyltransferase family 4 protein — protein sequence MRIAQVAPLTEAVPPKLYGGTERVVHWLTEELVTLGHDVTLFASGDSQTSAKLDATWPKALRLDGSVRDPNALHMVMLERVRQKADDDEFDFLHFHLDYYPWSAFSRQPTPFVTTLHGRLDLPEHQPVFNTFSKIPVISISNAQRRPVPQAHWVRTIHHGLPENLLTPQPAKQSYLAVLGRIAPEKGVDRAIKIATRCGIPLKIAAKVDRADQEYYDELIKPLITNNPLIEFIGEISDREKPDFLSGAIGLLVPIDWPEPFGLVMIEAMACGTPVIAYNRGSVPEIIEDGLTGFIVEDEISAISSVGRLSTLNREAIRKQFETRFTARRMALDYLAAYRSLMEAKPRFKLVASAE from the coding sequence ATGCGCATCGCGCAGGTTGCCCCGCTGACAGAGGCTGTTCCCCCCAAGCTCTACGGCGGCACCGAACGGGTCGTGCACTGGCTGACCGAAGAACTTGTAACACTTGGACATGACGTGACGTTGTTCGCCAGCGGCGACTCACAGACCTCCGCGAAGCTCGATGCGACCTGGCCGAAGGCACTGCGGCTCGACGGTTCCGTCCGCGACCCCAATGCGCTGCACATGGTGATGCTGGAGCGTGTGCGGCAGAAAGCCGACGATGACGAATTCGACTTCCTGCATTTCCATCTCGACTACTATCCGTGGTCGGCGTTCTCGCGGCAGCCGACGCCCTTCGTGACCACGCTGCACGGACGGCTCGACCTGCCGGAGCACCAGCCCGTTTTCAACACCTTCTCCAAGATCCCGGTGATCTCGATCTCCAATGCGCAGCGGCGGCCGGTACCGCAGGCGCACTGGGTGCGCACCATCCATCACGGCCTGCCGGAGAATTTGCTGACGCCGCAACCGGCCAAGCAATCCTATCTCGCCGTGCTCGGGCGCATCGCGCCGGAGAAAGGCGTCGATCGCGCGATCAAGATCGCAACCCGCTGCGGCATTCCGCTGAAGATCGCAGCCAAGGTCGATCGCGCCGACCAGGAGTATTACGACGAGTTGATCAAGCCGCTGATCACCAACAACCCGTTGATCGAGTTCATCGGCGAGATCAGCGACCGCGAGAAGCCGGATTTTCTCAGCGGCGCGATCGGGCTCTTGGTTCCAATCGACTGGCCGGAGCCGTTCGGCCTCGTGATGATCGAAGCGATGGCCTGCGGCACGCCCGTCATCGCCTATAACCGCGGCTCGGTGCCCGAGATCATCGAGGATGGCCTGACCGGATTCATCGTCGAGGACGAGATCAGCGCGATCTCCTCGGTCGGCCGGCTTTCGACGCTCAACCGCGAAGCTATCCGCAAGCAGTTCGAGACCCGCTTCACCGCGCGCCGCATGGCGCTCGACTATCTCGCCGCCTATCGCAGCCTGATGGAAGCCAAGCCGCGCTTCAAGCTGGTGGCGAGCGCGGAATAG
- a CDS encoding ABC transporter ATP-binding protein, with protein sequence MDHLSGYAHRPFPFVLRYLRRRLPSHVVILSAVVAAVACSVGTQYGVKNLVDALSAGPLAANGVWLAFALLMSLIAADNFLWRIASWTASYTFVSVSGDLRRDMFRHLTGHAPSYFTDRLPGMLTSRITATSNAVYTVENMFVWNVLPPCIATFAAITLVGTVSVTMSAVLILIAGTMVVAMFRMAAAGRPLHDDFANRAAAVDGEMVDVINNLPLVRAFCGLGYEHDRFDATVNRELVARGRSLRYLEKLRLVHAAVTVILTIAMLAWALNLWQQGAATTGDVVLVCTLGISILSATRDLAVALVDVTQHVARLTEALATLLQPHELKDHPEAEVLVKSGAAIAFNNVSFRYPGGLQVFERFSLRIQPGQRVGLVGQSGGGKSTLFTLLQRFYDVEQGNITVDGQDISRVTQQSLRAAISVVPQDISLFHRSILENIRYGRPDATDDEVRRAAIAARCDFIEGLPEGMNTIVGDRGVKVSGGQRQRIAIARAFLKDAPILLLDEATAALDADSEEAIREALSRLMRGRTVVAIAHRLATLRSFDRVLVLQGGRIVEDGPPDILVKGRGPYRDLVAREMGRLSTSAA encoded by the coding sequence ATGGACCATCTGTCAGGCTATGCGCATCGCCCGTTCCCCTTCGTGCTGCGCTATCTGCGTCGGCGGCTTCCTTCGCATGTCGTCATCTTATCGGCCGTCGTCGCGGCGGTTGCCTGTTCGGTAGGCACGCAATACGGCGTGAAGAATCTGGTCGACGCATTGTCGGCAGGGCCGTTGGCCGCGAATGGCGTATGGCTGGCATTCGCTCTGCTCATGTCGCTGATCGCAGCCGACAACTTCCTGTGGCGGATCGCGAGTTGGACCGCGAGCTACACCTTCGTCAGCGTCAGCGGCGATCTTCGCCGCGATATGTTCCGCCATCTCACCGGCCACGCGCCGAGCTATTTCACGGACCGGCTGCCGGGCATGCTGACCAGCCGGATTACGGCGACGTCGAACGCGGTCTACACCGTCGAGAACATGTTCGTATGGAATGTGTTGCCGCCTTGCATCGCCACCTTCGCGGCGATCACCCTGGTTGGAACCGTCAGCGTGACAATGTCAGCAGTGCTGATCCTGATTGCGGGAACCATGGTCGTGGCCATGTTCCGCATGGCGGCCGCCGGCAGACCGCTGCATGACGATTTCGCCAACAGAGCGGCGGCCGTGGACGGCGAAATGGTCGACGTCATCAACAACCTGCCGCTGGTGCGCGCGTTCTGTGGCCTCGGCTACGAGCACGACCGCTTCGATGCGACCGTCAATCGGGAACTCGTGGCGCGCGGCCGTTCCTTGCGCTATCTCGAAAAGCTTCGTCTCGTTCACGCTGCCGTGACCGTCATTCTGACGATCGCGATGCTGGCCTGGGCTCTCAATCTCTGGCAGCAGGGCGCCGCGACCACCGGCGACGTCGTGCTGGTCTGCACGCTCGGCATCTCGATCCTCAGCGCCACCCGCGATCTCGCCGTTGCGCTGGTCGACGTCACCCAGCATGTCGCCCGCCTGACCGAGGCGCTGGCGACGCTGTTGCAGCCGCACGAGCTGAAGGACCATCCGGAAGCCGAGGTGCTGGTGAAGAGCGGCGCGGCGATCGCCTTCAACAATGTCTCGTTCCGCTATCCCGGCGGCCTGCAGGTGTTCGAGCGTTTCAGCCTGCGCATCCAGCCCGGCCAGCGGGTCGGCTTGGTCGGCCAGTCCGGCGGCGGCAAGTCAACACTGTTTACCCTTCTGCAGCGCTTCTACGACGTCGAGCAGGGCAACATCACGGTCGACGGCCAGGACATCTCGCGCGTCACCCAGCAGAGCCTGCGCGCCGCGATCTCGGTGGTGCCGCAGGATATCTCGCTGTTCCACCGGTCGATCCTGGAGAACATCCGTTACGGCCGGCCGGACGCCACCGACGACGAGGTGCGGCGGGCGGCGATCGCGGCGCGCTGCGACTTCATCGAAGGCCTGCCCGAGGGCATGAACACCATCGTCGGCGACCGCGGCGTCAAGGTCTCCGGCGGCCAGCGCCAGCGGATCGCGATCGCGCGCGCCTTCCTGAAGGACGCGCCGATCCTGCTGCTCGACGAGGCCACCGCGGCGCTCGATGCGGACTCCGAGGAGGCGATCCGCGAGGCGTTGTCGCGACTGATGCGCGGGCGTACGGTGGTGGCGATCGCGCACCGTCTCGCGACGCTGCGCAGCTTCGACCGCGTGCTCGTGCTGCAAGGCGGCCGGATCGTCGAGGACGGTCCGCCCGATATCCTCGTGAAGGGAAGGGGTCCCTACCGCGACCTGGTCGCGCGCGAGATGGGCCGCCTCTCCACCAGCGCGGCCTGA
- a CDS encoding amylo-alpha-1,6-glucosidase — protein MAADVVTQIITARITEHVAESPFYIPMTGPAARPRRSLKHDDTFIVLDSHGDIGASAGGPDGLFNADTRYLARLEMVLEDVQPLLLGSNMRDDNSALTVDLTNSDVYRDGRLTLQKDTLHIVRSIFLWRGTAYQRIGLQNHGEHIASFDLTLLFDNDFADLFEVRGERRPRRGIGSSKLLGPTDVVLEYCGLDEQTRITALHFDPRPTRLSVNAATYHFDLEPGRVTSLFVAVSCNKPIMQKPVPFFRGLLAHRREMRNSTAGAASIETSNNIFNEVLCQAMADLNMLMTETPQGRYPYAGIPWYSTTFGRDGLITALQMLWVDPRIAKGVLKRLALFQAKAVDPLSDAAPGKILHEMRGGEMAALREVPFAHYYGSVDSTPLFVLLAGLYLERTGDLETLRELWPAVEAGLQWIDGPGDPDRDGFIEYQRATEEGLRNQGWKDSFDAIFHADGTLAEGNIALAEVQGYVFAGKQLAARAARKLGFADKASRLEAETERLRERFEAAFWCEELGTYALALDGAKRPCKVRTSNAGQTLFSGMVREDRARRVAADLMSQRFFSGWGIRTVAVGEARYNPMSYHDGSIWPHDNALIALGFARYGLKHSVAHLFKGLFDAASYMELRRLPELFCGFRRERRRGPVLYPVACAPQAWASATPFTLLEAALGLEFDIGRGEIRLRDPRLPEFLNDVVLRDLRLGASSVDLRLRRHDGEVSLEVLRTRGQIQVSIVLTH, from the coding sequence ATGGCAGCTGACGTCGTCACGCAGATCATCACTGCTCGCATCACTGAGCACGTCGCCGAATCGCCGTTCTACATTCCGATGACCGGGCCCGCGGCGCGGCCGCGGCGCTCGCTCAAGCATGACGACACCTTCATCGTGCTCGACAGCCATGGCGATATCGGCGCCTCGGCCGGCGGGCCGGATGGCCTGTTCAACGCCGATACGCGCTACCTCGCGCGGCTGGAAATGGTGCTGGAGGACGTGCAGCCGCTGCTGCTCGGCTCCAACATGCGCGACGACAATTCGGCGCTGACGGTCGATCTCACCAATTCCGACGTCTATCGCGACGGCCGTCTGACCTTGCAGAAGGACACGCTGCACATCGTGCGCTCGATCTTCCTATGGCGCGGTACCGCCTATCAGCGCATCGGCCTGCAGAACCACGGCGAACACATCGCGAGCTTCGATCTGACGCTGCTGTTCGACAATGATTTTGCCGACCTGTTCGAGGTGCGCGGCGAGCGGCGGCCGCGGCGTGGCATCGGCTCGAGCAAGCTGCTCGGCCCGACCGACGTCGTGCTGGAATATTGCGGCCTCGACGAGCAGACGCGGATCACCGCGCTGCATTTCGACCCGCGGCCGACCCGGCTGTCGGTCAACGCCGCAACCTATCATTTCGACCTCGAGCCCGGCCGGGTCACGTCGCTGTTCGTGGCGGTGTCTTGCAACAAGCCGATCATGCAGAAGCCGGTGCCGTTCTTCCGCGGGCTCCTGGCGCATCGCCGGGAGATGCGAAATTCGACGGCCGGCGCGGCCAGCATCGAGACGTCGAACAACATCTTCAACGAGGTGCTGTGCCAGGCGATGGCCGATCTCAACATGCTGATGACGGAGACGCCGCAGGGCCGTTACCCCTATGCCGGCATTCCCTGGTATTCGACGACATTCGGCCGCGACGGGCTAATCACCGCGCTGCAAATGCTGTGGGTCGATCCGCGGATCGCCAAGGGCGTGTTGAAGCGGCTCGCGCTGTTCCAGGCCAAGGCGGTCGATCCGCTGTCCGATGCCGCGCCGGGCAAGATCCTGCACGAGATGCGCGGCGGCGAGATGGCCGCGCTGCGCGAGGTGCCGTTCGCGCATTACTACGGCAGCGTCGATTCGACGCCGCTGTTCGTGCTGCTCGCCGGGCTCTATCTGGAGCGCACCGGCGATTTGGAGACGTTGCGCGAGTTGTGGCCGGCGGTGGAGGCGGGGTTGCAATGGATCGACGGTCCGGGCGATCCCGATCGCGACGGCTTCATCGAGTATCAGCGCGCCACTGAGGAGGGGCTGCGGAACCAGGGCTGGAAGGACTCCTTCGACGCCATCTTCCACGCCGACGGCACGCTTGCCGAAGGCAATATCGCGCTGGCTGAGGTGCAAGGCTATGTGTTCGCCGGCAAGCAGCTTGCCGCCCGTGCGGCGCGCAAGCTCGGCTTCGCGGACAAGGCGTCGCGGCTGGAAGCCGAGACCGAGCGGCTGCGCGAGCGGTTCGAGGCGGCGTTCTGGTGCGAGGAGCTCGGCACCTATGCGCTCGCGCTCGACGGCGCCAAGCGGCCGTGCAAGGTGCGCACGTCGAATGCCGGACAGACCTTGTTTTCCGGCATGGTGCGCGAAGACCGCGCGCGACGGGTTGCCGCCGACCTGATGAGCCAGAGATTCTTCTCGGGCTGGGGCATCCGCACCGTCGCCGTGGGCGAGGCGCGCTACAACCCGATGTCCTATCACGACGGCTCGATCTGGCCGCATGACAATGCGCTGATCGCACTCGGATTTGCCCGCTACGGCCTGAAGCATTCGGTCGCGCATCTGTTCAAGGGCCTGTTCGATGCCGCGAGCTATATGGAGCTGCGGCGGCTGCCCGAACTTTTCTGCGGCTTCCGCCGCGAGCGCCGGCGCGGCCCGGTGCTTTATCCGGTGGCCTGCGCACCGCAGGCCTGGGCGAGCGCGACGCCGTTCACGCTGCTGGAGGCCGCGCTTGGGTTGGAGTTCGACATCGGGCGCGGCGAGATCCGCTTGCGCGATCCGCGGCTGCCGGAATTCCTCAACGACGTGGTGCTGCGCGACCTCAGGCTCGGCGCGTCCAGCGTCGATTTGCGGCTGCGGCGACACGACGGCGAGGTGTCGCTCGAAGTGTTACGCACACGCGGCCAGATCCAGGTGTCGATCGTGCTGACGCATTGA
- a CDS encoding PRC-barrel domain-containing protein, which produces MRPRTMVMLVGAVLLTCAGVRAADDEAQAPPAIQAPPATPAPPAAAAPKEQAKEPSKEPSPPPSVTVIGARDAHGILGRDVRGSANEDMGRIVDVIVDRDGKVRAAVIDFGGFLGVGSRKIVVDWNALHFAGVSSKSDSITLDLNKQQVSAAPEYKEDTPLIVLGAAGSLHPWDYEH; this is translated from the coding sequence ATGCGTCCGAGGACCATGGTGATGCTGGTTGGAGCGGTGCTGCTGACATGCGCGGGTGTTCGCGCCGCCGACGACGAAGCCCAGGCGCCGCCAGCAATTCAGGCGCCGCCAGCAACTCCTGCGCCGCCAGCAGCCGCTGCACCGAAGGAGCAGGCCAAAGAACCCTCCAAGGAGCCGTCGCCGCCGCCTTCGGTGACCGTGATCGGTGCGCGCGATGCGCACGGCATTCTCGGGCGCGACGTTCGCGGTTCCGCCAATGAGGACATGGGCCGCATTGTCGACGTCATCGTCGACCGCGACGGCAAGGTCCGCGCCGCGGTGATCGATTTCGGCGGCTTTCTGGGCGTCGGCAGCCGCAAGATCGTGGTCGATTGGAACGCACTGCACTTCGCCGGCGTTTCCAGCAAGAGCGACAGCATCACGCTGGACCTGAACAAGCAGCAGGTGAGCGCTGCGCCTGAATACAAGGAAGATACGCCGTTGATCGTGCTTGGCGCGGCCGGCAGTCTTCATCCATGGGATTACGAACATTAG
- a CDS encoding MFS transporter translates to MPSRESQRGLDWFIFFLADVQTGFGPFIAVYLTTQKWTQVEIGFVLSIGGIIGLLGQVPGGAIVDAARSERVVAGWAVAAIGAAALAYALWPIFPVVTLAATLHALASCVLGPAIAAISLGLVGPLAIGERLGRNARFASLGSGSAAALMGACGYFLSSRSVFLVTFLLAIPTLLSLARIREREIDIAQAHGEVKREIPDKRATSIVGLVRQRSLLIFAGAMMLFQLANAAMLPLMAGVVTTRSSQWAPVLIAACIIVPQAIVALCSPSVGRKAQAWGRRPLLLIAFASLVIRGLLFATVRDPYLLVMVQIFDGITAAIFSVMVPLIVADVAFGSGHFNLAQGIVGTAVGIGASLSTVLAGYVSDKLGSSTAFMGLAGVAALGLFVIWLVMPETRRRA, encoded by the coding sequence ATGCCGTCGCGCGAAAGCCAGCGCGGGCTCGACTGGTTCATCTTCTTCCTGGCCGACGTGCAAACCGGCTTCGGCCCATTCATCGCGGTCTATCTGACGACGCAGAAATGGACCCAGGTCGAGATCGGCTTCGTGCTCTCGATCGGCGGCATTATCGGCCTGCTGGGCCAGGTGCCCGGCGGCGCGATCGTCGATGCGGCTCGCTCGGAGCGGGTCGTCGCCGGCTGGGCGGTGGCCGCCATCGGCGCCGCCGCGCTGGCCTACGCGCTCTGGCCGATCTTTCCGGTGGTGACGCTCGCCGCCACACTGCACGCGCTCGCAAGCTGCGTACTGGGTCCGGCGATCGCCGCGATCAGCCTCGGCCTGGTTGGGCCGCTCGCGATCGGCGAGCGGCTCGGCCGCAATGCACGCTTCGCTTCGCTCGGCAGCGGCTCGGCCGCGGCGCTGATGGGCGCCTGCGGCTATTTCTTGTCGAGCCGTTCGGTGTTTCTCGTGACCTTCTTGCTCGCGATCCCGACGTTGCTGTCGCTGGCGCGGATCCGCGAGCGCGAGATCGACATCGCGCAGGCCCACGGCGAGGTGAAACGCGAGATTCCCGACAAACGAGCGACCAGTATCGTCGGTCTGGTGCGACAGCGGTCGCTCTTGATCTTTGCCGGCGCGATGATGCTGTTCCAGCTCGCCAATGCCGCGATGCTGCCGCTGATGGCGGGCGTCGTCACTACACGGTCGAGCCAATGGGCGCCGGTCCTGATCGCCGCCTGCATCATCGTGCCGCAGGCGATCGTCGCGCTGTGCTCGCCGTCGGTCGGCCGCAAGGCCCAGGCCTGGGGCCGGCGGCCGCTGCTCCTGATCGCCTTCGCCTCGCTGGTGATCCGCGGCCTGTTGTTCGCAACGGTGCGGGATCCCTATCTGCTGGTCATGGTGCAGATCTTCGACGGCATCACCGCGGCGATCTTCAGCGTCATGGTGCCGCTGATCGTGGCCGACGTGGCGTTCGGCAGCGGCCATTTCAACCTGGCGCAGGGCATCGTCGGAACCGCGGTCGGCATCGGCGCGTCGCTCAGCACGGTGCTCGCCGGCTATGTCAGCGACAAGCTCGGCAGCAGCACCGCCTTCATGGGCCTGGCCGGCGTCGCCGCGCTAGGGCTGTTCGTGATCTGGCTGGTGATGCCGGAGACGCGGCGGAGGGCATGA
- a CDS encoding L,D-transpeptidase, with the protein MVTLASLTGGAAAKQQRPAATVEATAPRAAGEPIMAIVSIKAQKVTFYDADGWIYRAPVSSGVKGRETPAGVFALIEKDKDHHSTLYDDAWMPNMQRITWNGIALHGGPLPGYAASHGCVRMPYDFAEKLFDRTRIGMRVIIAPNDPAPVDFTHPALFVPNAQAIAAAPARAETLSREAADAAKLADEAKKASVAATKEAALFTPASLRKLEKAKTRADAELAFADKTLANAKTDQAKARAEDLKQKATAKAAEATTQFEAAQGDAKPKLDAAAAAKDVAKAAETKKVDTQKAATEAKLALEPVSVYISRATQKLYVRRNTHKPWADGGEVFDSSIEVPVTIRDPDQPIGTHIFTAMARNDTGLRWTEVTIDDGDNAKDALDRVTIPQDVLDRIAPTAVPRSSIIISDEPLSAETNYRTEFVAVLSNQPQGGFITRKPTRPMETDDMVASGDGDGFGFFSQRSWNPQSGTQYGYPQYGNPQAPTQYGSPYYGNPQSANPRRRGGQYYWQSQQDW; encoded by the coding sequence ATAGTCACACTTGCGTCATTGACCGGCGGCGCTGCGGCAAAGCAGCAGCGCCCTGCGGCGACGGTCGAGGCGACCGCGCCGCGCGCCGCGGGCGAGCCGATCATGGCGATCGTGTCGATCAAAGCCCAGAAGGTGACCTTCTACGACGCCGACGGCTGGATCTACCGCGCGCCGGTGTCGAGCGGCGTCAAGGGACGCGAGACGCCGGCCGGCGTCTTCGCGCTGATCGAGAAGGACAAGGACCACCATTCGACCCTTTATGACGATGCCTGGATGCCGAACATGCAGCGCATCACCTGGAACGGCATCGCGCTGCATGGCGGCCCGCTGCCCGGCTATGCGGCCTCGCACGGCTGCGTGCGGATGCCCTACGACTTCGCCGAGAAGCTGTTCGACAGGACGCGAATCGGGATGCGGGTGATCATCGCGCCGAACGACCCGGCGCCGGTCGATTTCACCCATCCGGCGCTGTTCGTGCCGAACGCCCAGGCCATCGCGGCTGCTCCGGCGCGTGCCGAGACGCTGTCCCGCGAAGCTGCGGATGCGGCCAAGCTGGCCGACGAGGCCAAGAAGGCTTCCGTGGCCGCGACCAAGGAAGCTGCACTGTTCACGCCGGCATCATTGCGCAAGCTGGAAAAGGCCAAGACCCGTGCCGACGCCGAGCTCGCATTCGCCGACAAGACGCTCGCCAATGCCAAGACCGACCAGGCCAAGGCGCGCGCCGAGGATTTGAAGCAGAAGGCCACCGCCAAGGCCGCGGAAGCGACGACGCAGTTCGAGGCGGCCCAGGGTGACGCCAAGCCGAAGCTCGACGCCGCGGCAGCTGCGAAGGACGTCGCCAAGGCGGCCGAGACCAAGAAGGTCGATACCCAGAAGGCAGCGACAGAAGCGAAGCTCGCGCTCGAGCCGGTCTCTGTCTACATCAGCCGCGCGACGCAGAAGCTTTACGTCCGGCGCAACACCCATAAGCCATGGGCTGACGGCGGCGAGGTGTTCGATTCAAGCATCGAGGTTCCCGTCACGATTCGCGATCCGGATCAGCCGATCGGCACGCATATCTTCACGGCGATGGCGCGTAACGATACCGGCCTGCGCTGGACCGAGGTGACGATCGACGACGGTGACAACGCCAAGGACGCGCTCGACCGCGTCACCATCCCGCAGGATGTGCTGGATCGCATCGCGCCGACCGCCGTGCCGCGCTCATCGATCATCATCTCGGACGAGCCGCTGAGCGCCGAGACCAACTACCGCACCGAGTTCGTTGCCGTGCTGAGCAACCAGCCCCAGGGCGGTTTCATCACACGCAAGCCGACCAGGCCGATGGAAACCGACGACATGGTTGCGAGCGGGGACGGGGACGGTTTCGGCTTCTTCTCTCAGCGCAGCTGGAATCCTCAGTCTGGCACCCAGTACGGCTATCCCCAATACGGCAATCCTCAGGCACCGACCCAGTACGGCTCCCCGTATTATGGCAATCCTCAATCCGCCAATCCGCGCCGGCGCGGCGGCCAGTACTACTGGCAATCGCAACAGGATTGGTAG